Part of the Deinococcus aestuarii genome, AGCGCCTGGGCGAGTTCGCGCATCGTCAGCCCGAAGGTACCCGCCACCCGCCGGGCGTCCAGCTTGCCGCTGCGTGGGTCACGGGCGTCCGTCAGCAGGTGGTCGGTCAGGCCTTCCGTGGTCATCAGCGCCTCCTGAGTCCAATCTACCACAGGCGCTCCACTTCACCTCTTTTTTACCTCCACAGGAGGTCGGGGGGCTGAGGAAGAGTCTTCGGGGTACCGCCTCCCTCACTCGTCGTGCGGCGGGGGCTGGTCGGGATCGCAGTAGTCGATGGCCGCCCCGGTCTGGAAGTTCCCGACCACGATCTCCCGTTTGTAGGGGTACCCGAGGCGCACCCCTTCCGCCGCCCGCTCGAACGTGAACCGTTGGCCCTTGCGCACCGGCGTGTCCCCGAGCACCAGGGGCCGCCTCGCCTCGTAGATCGCGCAGTACGGCGTGCAGAAGTAAAAGCCCAGGGGCTGCCCCTGCCCGTTCCTCGCCACCACGGCCCCGCCCGTCTCCACGGCGCGGCAGATCTCGTCCCACAGGGCCACGCTGGCCGCCGGGTCCGGATCGAGCGCCCACATCTCGTCGATCACCCGCCCGGCGTTCGGGTCGTTCCGCAGGTGCCGCACGCTGTTCGGGTCCGTCATCGCCCACCGGTCGAAGCCCGGTTCCCCGGGGAGGGACGTGCGGGGGAGGGGAGCCTTGCCCCTGGCCTTGCGGGGGGAGGCGCCGCGCCCCCCCTCGGTCAGCAGGGCCGGGTAGCTGATCAGTTGCCCCACCCTGTACAGCCCCTCGATGGCCCCCTTCGCGTGCTCCTCGACCTGCTCGTGCAGGGCCAGCGACGCGCCCGGCCGGTACATGCCCGAGACGTAGGTCGCTTTCGACAGCGCCCCCTCGAACTGACCGCGCAACCGGGCCAACTTCGGGGCGTCGGCCTCGGGCGTGGCTTTCTCCAGATTGTGCATGGCGGCCTCGGCGTGGACCCGCATGGCGTCCAGGGCCGCGATCATGGCGTCGAGGTGCGGCCTGGGGCAGGGCTCGACGGGCGACCACTGGGGAAGCCTGGCGGGCAACGTCCTGGCGGGCAGCTCGAACTCCGGGTCGTGCCCCGCCTCGCTCGCGTACCCCAGCCAGCGCCCCACCTCGGTGTAGTAGGCGTTCACCTGGTCAAAGGTCACGGGCGGCACGAAGCCCACCGTGCCGGGGTCGGCGGCCTCGTCCGCCTCCAGCATCTTGTCGGCCAGGGTTTGCAGGGCGAAGGCGTTCCAGGCGCAGGCGAGTTCGAGCCCGACGTGACGCTTCACCGCGAAGGGACTGGTGCCGCTGAGGGTGAGGTCGAAGCGGCGGCGCTCGGCGGCGTCGAGCAGCGGGTGGACCTGCGCGCCCGCCTGGCGGTAGGCGTACAGCGTCTCGGCGTCCCGCTCACCTCGGGCGAAGGCCCGGACCCGTGTCCATACTCCTGGTGTTTCCATCGCTGTACGTTACGTCACCCTTCGGGAAGGCGTTCCCTCACATGAGGCGGGGGAAGCGGCCGGGTGCAGGAGGAGCGCGGGCGTGGATTCGTCACACCCTTCGGGGGTGACGCCAGGAACCCAAGCAAACAAGCACGAATAGAACGGCGCACGACCCTCTCCCACGAGACGACCCTTATTCAGGCTGCCAGGCCGCGATGAGTTCGGCAGCCAGGGTGCGGGCCCGGCCCGTGCCCCTCTGGGCCAGCGTTTCGAGGGCCCTGGCGGCCAGCCCACGATCTTTGGCCCACAGGGTCTTGGCCGCGTAAAACCGTACCAGCTCATCCTGATGCCCGATCCACGCTTCCGCATTCTGCTGAGCGCGCTGTGCTCCTGGCCGGGTTTGAAACTTGATGGCGTAGGCACAGTTGGTGGCCGCGATGGCCTGCTTGTGGGGGAGAGGCACAGACCGAAACGCCTCCACGAACAGACCGGGCAGGCCGCCGGTGTAGTGGTACAGCGCCGCGTCCTCCAGGGCCTGGGCCGAACAGGCTTCCTGCGCCAGACAAGCCCGAACGCCGTCGAGGAGCATGGTCTCGATCTCCCGCTGGGGGAGCTGTCCGAGCAGGTTCTCTGCCAGCGGCCCGGGCACCCACCGGAACTCGTCGAACACCAGCCGCTTGCGTGGCAAGGTCAGCAGTTCCAGCGCCATCAGGCAGGCCTGCTGGAAGGTCCGTGGCGCGTTCCACAGCCATCGGCGGACGAGTTGCCGACTCGGCTGGTCGCCCTGAAGCAAGACCGCCGTCAGGTAGAGGGCCAGGAAGTAATCCTGAAACAACTGATGCAGCCATTCCACCGTGTCCCATCGCCGGGTGGTGACCGCCCCCGTCCGGTGCCGCTCGTAATTCAGGTAGTTCTCGGACAGGAGGTCGGACCAGACCCCGTCGGCCGTGACCTCCCCGGCGATCACGCCTTCTCCGCGCAACGTCCGCACCACCTCCTCGACCGTGCCCCGCGCCACGGGCACGGCCAGGCTCATGGTCGCCCCGTCGCGGAGCCCGGCGCCGGCCAGGGTCGCCAGGATGCGCTCCTTGCGATAGGCGTCCACGCCCGGTGCACGGCAGCCCGCCTTCGGGGCACCCATCCGGCGGACGAGGCCCTGCACCAGCGGGGCGGTACCGGCCGGGAGTGCACCCGTGACCTCGAACTGTTTGATCATCAGGCGCAGGTGGAAGGGAATCTGCGCCAGGTGCAGGATTGAACTCGTGTCCTCCCAGGCGCGCTCGTCGTGCAGCCGGAGCTGGTGGTTGAACTCGGCCGCCCGCTCCGGGGGGAGGGAACGCCCCACGTAGTCCCCCACCTGGGTGGCCGTGAGCCGCTGGGCCTCGTACGTTCGCGGGAGGGCGCCCCGCCCGTTGTCCAGCAGAGCCTCGTCGTAGTCCGAGGTGCGGCACGTCACCACATGGCGTGCCCCCGGGTAGCGGTCCAGGAACGTCCGGAGGTCGCGCCCCGCGTCGGCACGCACCCGGGGATCGGCGGGCAGTTCGTTGAGACCGTCGAGCAGGACCAGGGCCTCCCCGCGCGCCAACAGCCCCCGAACGGCGGCCGGATGCCCCTGCACGGGGGCGAAAGCCTGCACCGCCAGGTCCTCGACGGGTGTTCCGGGGGCCCAGTTGCGGAGAGGAACCAGGATGGGCACGGGCGGTCGGTGGCCCTCCTCCCACCCCAGGGCGCAGTCCAGGGCCAGCTTCCAGAGGGTCGTCGTCTTGCCCGCGCCCGATTCACCCAACAGCACCGTGAGGGGCGCCTCCTGCGGCAGCCGGGTCACGGGCAGGGGCTCTCCCGTCCCGAGGGGCCGCTTCTCCGCGACGAGCAGGTCGAACTCGAAGTGGTCGGCGAACAGCGGGGTGTACCGCTCCCGCCACTCGTGGTGCCGCTCCCTCACCGAGGCGACATACCCCTGGAGGTCAAGAGGAACGTACGGGGACTCGCCCGGCTCGGGAAGGAAGAAGATCTCGGGGTACATCCGTTTGAGATCGGCGTGCTTGTCCACCAGGGTCGAGAGCCACTCCAGGTCGCAGACCCGCAGCCGCCAGCCGTAGGTGTCCCGAACGCGGGCCTTGACCCGGTCCTGATCCGCGGCGCTGATCTCCTGGGTGGTAACGTACACGACCACTTGGCAGGGGTGGTCGTGCCGCCGAATCTTTTCGAGGTCCTCGAAGAGTTTCCGTTCCCAGTCCTGACGAACGCTGTACGAGAACACGGTGTGCTCGTTCTTCTGCGCGCAGTAGTGCACGGCGTCGCGCCCTTTGTCGTTGGTGCCTCCCAGGGGCTCGAACTCGGTGTAGCCGTACTTCACCATCAGGGCGTTGCAAAGACGTTCGAACGCCCGGTAGTCGGTCAGTTGGTCGAGTTGCAGTCTGGTCTGCTTGGAGCCCATGTCACCTGCCGAAGTCCTGATCACAGGATAGCCGTGGGCCACCGCTCCCGGAGTTCATCCCGGAACGTCGGCGTCATCCGTGGTGTTCCCCCACCCCGCCGTGCAGGGCCCGCCACACCAGGGACAGGGCGAACGTCCACATCAAGGCCCCCACCAGGACGTCGAGCACACGCCACGCCCCAGGCGAGCGGAACAGCGGCGCGAGGCGGGCCCCGCCCAGGGCCAGCAGCGCGTACCAGGCACAGGACGCCGTGATGGCGCCGAGGGCGAAGAGCGTCCGGCCCCCCGCCGGGAAGGGCGCGGCGACGGCCCCGAACAGCACCACGCTGTCCAGGTACGGGTGCGGGTTGAGCAGGGTCAGGCCCAGGGCGGTGGCCGCGACCTGCCGGGCCGGACCGGCGTCCTGTGGCCTGGCCCGGGCGTCGATGACCCTGGGGTGCCGGGCGGCCCGGAAGGCCTTCCCGCCGTGCCAGAAGAGGAACGCGGCCCCGCCCCAGGCGGCCAGGGGCGCCAGCGCGGGGAGCCCGGTGAGCAGCGCCCCGATGCCGGTCGCGCCGAGGAGGATGAACAGCGCGTCCGACAAGGCGCCCGCCGTCCCCGCGACGAGCGGATGGTGGCGGTGCAGGGCCTGGCGCAGCACGAAGGCGTTCAGGGCACTCACGCCCATCAGGTGCGCCGCACTCACCCCAAAGCCCTGCACCAGGGCGGCCGGGAGGAGTTCAGCCATACCCCGGCCCAGTCGGCTCTTGAGAAGGGCGGATCATCCCGCCAAGCATATCAGTCAGGGCTGATACGTGCGGGGAACTGGAAGATCAGGAGGAAGGGGACTCCCCCCGGGAGTTGCAGCACGCGGCCACGCCAGTCGCCACCTCGGCCAGCAGGTCGTCGATCAGGGCCAGCATCTGTCCCACCCGCGCGTCGCTCAACCGGTAGCGCTGGAAGCGCCCCACGCGCTCGGCCTGGACCAGGCCGCAGTCCCGCAGACAGGCCAGGTGGTTGCTGACGTTGGGCTGGGTCAGGCCGGTGAGGGCCACCAGTTCGGACACGCTGCGGGGCTCCTCGCGCAGGGCCTCCAGCAGGCTCAGCCGCGAGCGGTCGGAAAAACCCCGGAACAGCTTGGCCTTTGCTTCCAGCAGGCCCGGCGCGGGGGGCGTCAGCACGGACATGGGACGAGCATAGCGGCCTCCCGCGCCACGAACAGGAGGCCGCGGGTGGATTCGCCCCTGAGCAGGGGAGACCCGGCCCGGGCCGTGCCGCGATCAACCCCGGGCCACCGCGACGAACCCAAGTGCGGCACACCCGGCGCCTCCCGGCCGGCGGTCAGGGCTGCCGGGGCCAGCCGCGCAACGCGCGGTAGCGCGCCCTCGGCTCGGCGGTGAGCGGGTGGATGCCGTGCCGGGCGCACCAGGACAGGTGGAAAACGGTCCCCAGGGCGAAGGGGCCGAAGGTCCACACCAGCGACCACGGGCGGCCGACCGTGCGCGCCGTCAGCCCCACCCCCGCGAAGTAGACGGCCCACTTCGCCAGGCGCCGGGACGGGCGGGTGCCCTCCTCGAAGTGGTGGAAGAGGGCGAACCCGGCGCTCGCCAGAACGGGGGCGGCCACGAATTCCAGCAGCATAGGGAACCTCCGGCGCGGGACAGGGCCCCGCGCTACCCCAGGAAGGTCTGCGCGAGCAGGTACACGTTCAGGCTGATGATCAGCGCCGCGATCAGCCAGCCGGTCACCGTGACCAGCCGGGTGTTGACGAGCGGTCCCATGATGTCCCGCCGGGCGGTGAACAGCAGCAGCGGGACCAGCGCGAAGGGGATGCCGAAGGAGAGCACCACCTGCGAGAGGACGAGCGTGTCGGTGGGGTTGAGCCCCGCCAGGATCACCGCGAAGGCGGGCAGCATGGTGATCAATCGCCGCACGAGCAGCGGAATCCGGAAGCCCACGAAGCCCTGCATCACCACCTGCCCGGCCATCGTGCCCACCGCCGAACTGGACAACCCCGAGGAGAGCAGCGCGAGCGCGAACGCCACCGCCGCCGCCCCACCCAGCAGGGGCGTCAGGGTCCGGTACGCCACCGTCAGGTCCGCCACCTCCGCCTGGCCGCTGAAGTGGAAGGCCGCCGCCGCCGAGGCCAGCATGCTCATGTTGATCAAGGCCGCGATGGTCATGGCGAGCA contains:
- a CDS encoding NACHT domain-containing protein, giving the protein MGSKQTRLQLDQLTDYRAFERLCNALMVKYGYTEFEPLGGTNDKGRDAVHYCAQKNEHTVFSYSVRQDWERKLFEDLEKIRRHDHPCQVVVYVTTQEISAADQDRVKARVRDTYGWRLRVCDLEWLSTLVDKHADLKRMYPEIFFLPEPGESPYVPLDLQGYVASVRERHHEWRERYTPLFADHFEFDLLVAEKRPLGTGEPLPVTRLPQEAPLTVLLGESGAGKTTTLWKLALDCALGWEEGHRPPVPILVPLRNWAPGTPVEDLAVQAFAPVQGHPAAVRGLLARGEALVLLDGLNELPADPRVRADAGRDLRTFLDRYPGARHVVTCRTSDYDEALLDNGRGALPRTYEAQRLTATQVGDYVGRSLPPERAAEFNHQLRLHDERAWEDTSSILHLAQIPFHLRLMIKQFEVTGALPAGTAPLVQGLVRRMGAPKAGCRAPGVDAYRKERILATLAGAGLRDGATMSLAVPVARGTVEEVVRTLRGEGVIAGEVTADGVWSDLLSENYLNYERHRTGAVTTRRWDTVEWLHQLFQDYFLALYLTAVLLQGDQPSRQLVRRWLWNAPRTFQQACLMALELLTLPRKRLVFDEFRWVPGPLAENLLGQLPQREIETMLLDGVRACLAQEACSAQALEDAALYHYTGGLPGLFVEAFRSVPLPHKQAIAATNCAYAIKFQTRPGAQRAQQNAEAWIGHQDELVRFYAAKTLWAKDRGLAARALETLAQRGTGRARTLAAELIAAWQPE
- a CDS encoding ArsR/SmtB family transcription factor is translated as MSVLTPPAPGLLEAKAKLFRGFSDRSRLSLLEALREEPRSVSELVALTGLTQPNVSNHLACLRDCGLVQAERVGRFQRYRLSDARVGQMLALIDDLLAEVATGVAACCNSRGESPSS
- a CDS encoding LysE/ArgO family amino acid transporter, with amino-acid sequence MAELLPAALVQGFGVSAAHLMGVSALNAFVLRQALHRHHPLVAGTAGALSDALFILLGATGIGALLTGLPALAPLAAWGGAAFLFWHGGKAFRAARHPRVIDARARPQDAGPARQVAATALGLTLLNPHPYLDSVVLFGAVAAPFPAGGRTLFALGAITASCAWYALLALGGARLAPLFRSPGAWRVLDVLVGALMWTFALSLVWRALHGGVGEHHG